The following is a genomic window from Bos taurus isolate L1 Dominette 01449 registration number 42190680 breed Hereford chromosome 11, ARS-UCD2.0, whole genome shotgun sequence.
TGTGTACATTCTGTCTTCTGTCCCATTGATTTAAGGCCCTCCTGGTCTTACCTCAGCACAGTGGCTCAGGTCTCACATACCTACCTAGGCAGAGCTTTAGAAGCAGGGCAGGAATCCTCCAGAAAGGGTCTCTGCTTATTCGGGTCCTTCTCCCTGTTTCTGAAAGGAGGCTGGAATGGGCGCCTCACGCTGTGAATGTCTGAACTCACATTCTAGCTCATGGGTGCACAGAGGGTGCAACTGCAGGGGGGTTGGTGGGATGCTGCAGAGTTTCCTTGAATGACGCAGGGACCACAGCCTCTCACTAGGGTCTCCCATGTCCTCAAATGGTTCGCCAGGGACCCTTGCACTACGTGGCCCTGGAGGTGCCATTGCAGTTCAGGGTTCAGTGTCGGAGGACTTCCACATAGCCCTGTACATTGAGAAGAAAATTTCCTCCATGGGtacctattttattttgtttctgttttcttcccccCACGAATTTGTGATCAGAAAAGGCCTATGTTTGTGGCCTACATAGTTTTTAGGAAGTCATAATTGTGAATCAAGAGGTTTCATGCTTGGTGTACAAATATAGCGTAGGAATAAACATGGGTTTGACTCATACCTGTTGTCTTTCCATAATGACCCATTAATATCTAATGGTGAAACTTCAGCTGAATTAAATATCAACAGCTCTCAGTGATTTAATCAGTTATTTTCAAGTTCAATTACGATGGCAGAATAATCCAGTAGGCAAGTATTTCAATCCTTCTGCTTCCTGGTTCACTAAACAgacctttattttgtttttggctttacATTCTCAGGTGGTCCATCCCCAGGGCCTGGGTGGTTATAGGCTGCTTGAGGAGAGCTCAGGGTTGTGCTGCAGACATTTACCTTGGAGATTTTAAGAATGCTTTCCTACATGATGGGCCTGTTTGGCTGCTTTCTCCATTTCCTCCCTCCAGATCCCTACCACTCGGTCAGGGTGGCGGAGTTCCAAGAGGCTGTCCAGTTGTTTAAAGGACATATGGAGAACTCCAGTACCTGGAGCGTGGAGATCCAGCTATTGACGTGCAGAGTGGACAATGTCAGTTCTCAGATCCAGATGCTCGGCGGTGATCTGGAAAGTGCCAGTGCTGACATCCAGATGCTAAAAGGCCTCCTGAAGGACGCCAGTGCCTTGAGTTTCCAGACCCAGCTGTTAAGGAGTTCCTTGGAGGAGACCACTTCTAAGATTCAGAAGCTACAGGGAGATCTAGAAGAGGCAAATGGTTCAAATTCCCAGATCCAGGGTTCCTTTAAAAGCAGTTTAGAAAACACTAGCATCGAGCTCCTTGTGTTAAGCAGAGGCTTAGAAAATGCCAACACGGAGATCCAGGTGTTGAAGGCAGGGTTAGAAACGGCAAACGCTGAGGTCCGATTGGCAAACAGTAGCTTAAAGAATGTTAATGCCCAGATCCATGTTTTAAGAGGTGATCTGGATAGTGTTAGTGATTTAAGGGCCCACCATCAGGTTTTAAGGAGTAGTTTGGAAAGCACCACTGCTGAGATGCAGAGGTTAAAGGGAAGTCTGCAAAATGCAAATGCGTTAAACTCTCAGACCCAGACCTTTGTAAGAGGCAGTTTAGACAACACCAGTGCTCAGATCCAGGTGTTAAGAAGTCATTTGGAAAGGGCTGGAGGTGAGATTCACTTGTTAAAAAGAGATTTGGAAAATGTCACTGCCCAGACCCAAACAGCAAGCAGTCACCTGGAGCAGACAGATGCTGAGATGAGAGTATTAAAAACAGAGCTGGAAAGTGCCATTGCCTTAAGTTCCAAGATTCAGGTGTTAAATGGTCTTTTGAGAAATGCCAGCCAAGAGATACAGACCTTAAAACAAGGAATGAAGGATGCCGCAGCCTTACAGTCCCAGACCCAAATGTTAGAGAGAAGTCTGCAGGAGGCCAGAACTGAGATCCAGACATTAAGAAAGGATTTGGGGAACACCAAAACACTGAGGACAACAATCCAGGAGcagcagagaagcctggagtcctTCCGCACAGCCTTGGCTTCACAGGAGCAGCTCCAGAGGAACCACAGTAAGtacagggagggggctggggagggcagaGTCTTCTGTCCCTTCGGCCTTTTGCTTATTTCAACATGCATCCCCGGGGAAGGAGTGTGGGTGCTCGAGAGGTGCTAGATCCAACCAAAGATGATGTAATCCCTGCTTACTCTCTGACCAGAGTGACAAAACCTACATCTGGGAAACAAACGCGGTCTGTCCCTATGGTGTATAATAGGGACAGAGTGTGCTAGCAGGGCCAGCCAGCCTTATTTCCAACTTTTGACTAGCCCAGATGctgtggtttttctcaagttgttCACCTTCTCTGAGCTTCCCTTTTCTCACCTGCAAAGTGGGGAAAATAA
Proteins encoded in this region:
- the CLEC4F gene encoding C-type lectin domain family 4 member F isoform X1: MKEAETRADQVHFCTENQNVSLSSQGLDPVAVVPAAPRMPRRLQATLASLGVFLVSCLVVLFIVALQHPRPALDTSAYFQEFLGDNHTGQFLKERDYPYHSVRVAEFQEAVQLFKGHMENSSTWSVEIQLLTCRVDNVSSQIQMLGGDLESASADIQMLKGLLKDASALSFQTQLLRSSLEETTSKIQKLQGDLEEANGSNSQIQGSFKSSLENTSIELLVLSRGLENANTEIQVLKAGLETANAEVRLANSSLKNVNAQIHVLRGDLDSVSDLRAHHQVLRSSLESTTAEMQRLKGSLQNANALNSQTQTFVRGSLDNTSAQIQVLRSHLERAGGEIHLLKRDLENVTAQTQTASSHLEQTDAEMRVLKTELESAIALSSKIQVLNGLLRNASQEIQTLKQGMKDAAALQSQTQMLERSLQEARTEIQTLRKDLGNTKTLRTTIQEQQRSLESFRTALASQEQLQRNHNQLFQLFLQGWKFYSGSLYYFSSAKKTWQEAEQFCVSHGAHLASVTSEEEKTFLIQFTSSVYHWIGLTDHGTEGHWRWTDGTAFDRARSRAFWAENQPDNWQHGIGQSEDCVQMQQKWNDISCSTLCRWICKKPMVQL
- the CLEC4F gene encoding C-type lectin domain family 4 member F isoform X2, with the translated sequence MKEAETRADQVHFCTENQNVSLSSQGLDPVAVVPAAPRMPRRLQATLASLGVFLVSCLVVLFIVDPYHSVRVAEFQEAVQLFKGHMENSSTWSVEIQLLTCRVDNVSSQIQMLGGDLESASADIQMLKGLLKDASALSFQTQLLRSSLEETTSKIQKLQGDLEEANGSNSQIQGSFKSSLENTSIELLVLSRGLENANTEIQVLKAGLETANAEVRLANSSLKNVNAQIHVLRGDLDSVSDLRAHHQVLRSSLESTTAEMQRLKGSLQNANALNSQTQTFVRGSLDNTSAQIQVLRSHLERAGGEIHLLKRDLENVTAQTQTASSHLEQTDAEMRVLKTELESAIALSSKIQVLNGLLRNASQEIQTLKQGMKDAAALQSQTQMLERSLQEARTEIQTLRKDLGNTKTLRTTIQEQQRSLESFRTALASQEQLQRNHNQLFQLFLQGWKFYSGSLYYFSSAKKTWQEAEQFCVSHGAHLASVTSEEEKTFLIQFTSSVYHWIGLTDHGTEGHWRWTDGTAFDRARSRAFWAENQPDNWQHGIGQSEDCVQMQQKWNDISCSTLCRWICKKPMVQL